The proteins below come from a single Deltaproteobacteria bacterium genomic window:
- a CDS encoding putative DNA binding domain-containing protein, whose product MRQSQNLSKMLRLGESETLEFKESFNRESLETLCAFANTKGGSLLIGIEDNGVIIGTPAHSNLLKDWANQIDQATGLQPSLKQIQRQGKKIVLLKIQESKIKPVLYRGRAYRRVGNTTRQMNVEELTRLVLENGGSTWDEMTEPRAKWNDINPAKIKMFIGLANNVGRRPISSPISAKQLLEKLNLIQKGKLTRASLLLFGKNPQKFYPQSLLKVGRFKSETMIVDNQEMEDTLFDQVESTLNYLRGHLQTKFEMTGKPQRKVVWEYPLEALREAVINAVCHRDYSDKGHTQIRIYDDRLLIWNPGVLPDGLSVKILKKEHRSIPRNSLIAKVLFYAGLIEQWGSGVTKMLEATKTAGLPEPLLEEEEGFRVTFLTTPQATPQATPQATPQADGNSFSEIEEQLLKFCKKPRTRKEIVKNTGLSLDYVRKELLPRLIRSGELVYTLPHSPRSPKQQYIRKPE is encoded by the coding sequence ATGAGACAAAGCCAAAATCTTTCGAAAATGCTCCGTTTGGGAGAGTCTGAGACTCTAGAGTTCAAAGAATCTTTCAATCGTGAATCGTTGGAAACTCTTTGTGCCTTTGCCAATACAAAAGGAGGTTCACTTCTGATTGGTATTGAAGATAATGGGGTTATTATTGGAACTCCTGCTCATTCCAATTTATTAAAAGACTGGGCAAATCAGATTGACCAAGCCACTGGCTTACAACCCTCTTTAAAACAAATTCAGAGGCAGGGCAAAAAAATTGTCCTTCTCAAAATTCAGGAAAGTAAAATCAAACCGGTATTGTACCGGGGGCGGGCTTATAGAAGAGTGGGAAACACCACGCGACAAATGAATGTTGAGGAACTGACACGTTTAGTTCTGGAAAATGGAGGTTCCACTTGGGATGAAATGACAGAGCCTCGGGCAAAGTGGAATGATATCAATCCTGCTAAAATAAAAATGTTTATCGGACTTGCGAATAATGTTGGGCGGCGGCCAATCTCAAGTCCTATTTCGGCTAAGCAACTTTTGGAAAAATTGAATCTGATTCAAAAAGGTAAATTGACAAGGGCCTCCCTTCTCTTGTTTGGAAAAAATCCACAAAAATTTTATCCTCAATCGCTGCTCAAAGTGGGACGTTTCAAATCAGAAACAATGATTGTAGATAATCAGGAGATGGAGGATACCCTTTTTGATCAGGTAGAATCGACTCTGAATTATTTGAGGGGACATTTGCAGACAAAATTTGAAATGACAGGAAAGCCTCAGCGCAAGGTGGTTTGGGAATACCCTTTGGAAGCCCTTCGTGAGGCAGTGATCAATGCTGTCTGTCATAGAGATTATAGCGACAAAGGGCATACACAAATTCGAATTTATGATGATAGACTTTTGATATGGAATCCTGGAGTCTTGCCGGACGGGCTTTCGGTTAAAATATTAAAAAAAGAACACCGGTCTATACCAAGAAATTCCTTGATTGCTAAAGTTTTGTTTTATGCGGGCTTGATTGAACAGTGGGGCAGTGGCGTTACAAAGATGCTTGAAGCAACGAAAACCGCCGGTCTTCCTGAGCCTCTTCTTGAAGAAGAAGAAGGATTCCGGGTAACTTTTTTGACTACCCCCCAAGCTACCCCCCAAGCTACCCCCCAAGCTACCCCCCAAGCTGATGGCAATTCTTTCAGCGAGATTGAAGAACAGCTATTGAAATTTTGCAAAAAACCTAGAACAAGAAAAGAAATTGTAAAGAATACAGGACTCAGTTTGGATTATGTTCGAAAAGAATTGTTGCCTCGTCTCATTCGAAGTGGAGAGCTTGTTTATACTCTGCCTCATTCTCCCCGAAGTCCGAAGCAGCAATATATTAGAAAACCAGAATAA
- a CDS encoding HEPN domain-containing protein, producing MTSQDLTSLIQHWLSSSDYDWETAQTLYKSKKYPYSLFFGHLSIEKLLKALYTKEHKKHAPFTHSLSYLAGKLSFELQKEQIQFLESINEFNIEARYPDEKLVFYKKADQKFSKLNLKKMDELRQWLKKQF from the coding sequence ATGACTTCCCAAGATCTAACATCCCTCATCCAGCATTGGCTTTCCAGCTCGGATTACGATTGGGAGACCGCTCAAACCCTTTATAAATCCAAAAAATACCCCTACAGTTTGTTTTTTGGACATCTCTCCATTGAGAAACTGCTCAAGGCCTTATATACAAAAGAGCATAAAAAACATGCCCCCTTTACCCACAGTTTAAGCTACTTAGCGGGTAAGCTGAGCTTTGAATTGCAAAAAGAGCAGATTCAATTTCTGGAATCGATTAATGAATTTAATATCGAGGCCAGGTACCCCGATGAAAAACTGGTTTTCTATAAAAAAGCAGATCAAAAATTCTCTAAATTAAATCTCAAGAAGATGGATGAGTTGAGGCAATGGTTAAAAAAACAATTTTAA
- a CDS encoding type II toxin-antitoxin system PemK/MazF family toxin produces MQRGEIWWAHFPRPVGKRPVVLLSRDKAIQVRTHLTVVQITRTIRSIPTEVLLGPEEGLPKKCVANLDVIQTIPKSILLDKVCLLSSEKMEEIESAACFALGFKLI; encoded by the coding sequence ATGCAGAGAGGAGAAATATGGTGGGCCCATTTTCCAAGACCTGTAGGTAAACGTCCGGTTGTTCTGCTTTCTCGAGACAAGGCAATTCAGGTGAGAACCCATCTCACGGTTGTGCAAATTACCCGTACTATCCGCTCTATTCCGACGGAAGTTTTATTGGGGCCTGAGGAAGGTCTGCCCAAGAAGTGTGTGGCAAATCTGGATGTGATTCAAACTATTCCCAAGTCAATTTTACTAGATAAGGTTTGTCTTTTGTCTTCCGAAAAAATGGAAGAAATTGAAAGTGCAGCATGTTTTGCATTGGGGTTTAAACTGATTTAG
- a CDS encoding nucleotidyltransferase domain-containing protein, producing MVKKTILNRLKKFHQLLLKEGVEVSALVLYGSYARGTAHRDSDIDVCVVSPQFGKDRFEEGVFLRHISGRVHALIEPVPCSLKDYQKNKVSPLLHEIRKEGITVFH from the coding sequence ATGGTTAAAAAAACAATTTTAAATCGCTTGAAAAAATTCCATCAGCTTTTGCTCAAAGAGGGCGTTGAGGTGAGCGCCCTGGTGCTTTACGGTTCTTACGCCCGTGGAACTGCCCATCGGGATAGCGATATTGATGTCTGTGTGGTTTCTCCTCAATTTGGAAAAGACCGTTTCGAAGAAGGAGTTTTTTTAAGGCACATTTCAGGGAGGGTGCATGCGCTGATTGAGCCGGTTCCCTGTTCGTTGAAGGATTATCAAAAGAATAAAGTTTCACCTCTGTTGCATGAGATCCGCAAAGAAGGAATTACTGTCTTTCACTAG
- a CDS encoding PD-(D/E)XK nuclease family protein — MTLHLFCSPNLRSDLPILLQSVVQKFIAHRLEDSFRIVCPHQAAVESVEMALLKFPDLGGVLTGKSILTLEGFYSELLQENVEIPSASATWVLEHLWNELAQKEQIPQTLSESLFALTQEWRKEGLSSSQLFQFIVPLEQELAQKWKKVFEQYDLLLRQQKTLWDERKFSDQAFKWIVQQKSKVLHRLESLYFIGFPEGNLNFKRILKQLNSSYPKLQILLWLQSGKTHPQDFIAQDWEEFRENYVEIQETKPEPNTAKIKCRAFNTPFEEAGFLLQKIDEALQSGIEASKMLLLIPPSTFWGDYWSEQLGYLGFSTGIKNYKSILNCDTLRQNSGLEIQEAMKLCKEKIREHKAFEIWKESLEALLFYQDQFPSFRFDQINLAQLAQKIFYPLGSANDCGIRLSTWNELGLESYEKVFVFQMNENVFGQKKISLWGKALPLLKNKAFHEERHFQELLSLSEQEIFFSYSILDAQGKAQAPFPLLQDISEAAEVLDSEAAIAYYKPTQNIFEAEKKLAAERKRLFEWKGQHSYSGKILNPEILQQLRKQLIPHIFSATQLEDYAQCPFRFYGKVLLKMKGKEEQEIDPNALDTGRWLHSFLELFFKKFSEDIFAALFSGSKREEIKNLLAQEFSLFSEGFQKEHPYLETQLCKAFEHKAVQTLQELLILYWKNEENAEAPCKPTLFEASFSEEDSLHFENKNNSIRIQGKIDRVDCNVEKGEFAVFDYKTGELSKLNPQIKAYQKIQLPLYALAAKKLLEKKFNKPMQLLASMALNLKDMEFKYGLLPKTNQRRFSQNARSGAIYQDAEWEEFWKNLEIKILEYAEQIKSGNFEIKPDPCLAYCEFREVCRYYDRA; from the coding sequence ATGACTCTCCACCTCTTCTGCTCTCCCAATTTACGTTCCGATTTGCCCATTCTGCTGCAGTCTGTTGTCCAGAAATTCATTGCCCATCGTTTGGAAGATTCCTTTCGCATTGTTTGTCCGCATCAAGCGGCCGTGGAAAGTGTGGAAATGGCCTTATTGAAATTTCCGGATTTGGGAGGCGTGTTGACTGGAAAAAGTATTTTAACTTTGGAAGGATTCTACAGCGAATTATTGCAGGAAAATGTGGAGATTCCGTCGGCAAGTGCAACTTGGGTGCTGGAACATTTGTGGAACGAACTCGCCCAAAAAGAGCAAATTCCGCAAACCCTTTCAGAAAGCCTCTTTGCTCTGACTCAAGAGTGGCGAAAAGAAGGCTTAAGCAGTAGTCAACTTTTTCAGTTTATCGTTCCACTCGAACAAGAGCTGGCCCAAAAATGGAAAAAAGTTTTTGAGCAATATGATCTGCTGCTCAGACAGCAAAAAACACTTTGGGATGAACGCAAGTTTTCAGACCAGGCCTTTAAATGGATAGTCCAACAAAAAAGTAAAGTACTCCATCGCCTGGAAAGCCTTTATTTTATTGGATTTCCAGAAGGGAATTTAAATTTCAAAAGAATATTAAAACAACTGAACAGCTCTTATCCTAAACTTCAGATTTTGCTCTGGCTGCAATCCGGCAAGACGCATCCTCAGGATTTTATTGCCCAGGATTGGGAAGAGTTTCGAGAAAATTATGTAGAGATTCAAGAAACAAAACCAGAACCAAACACGGCAAAAATCAAGTGTCGTGCCTTTAACACGCCGTTTGAGGAAGCAGGATTCCTCCTTCAAAAAATCGATGAGGCCCTGCAAAGTGGAATAGAAGCGAGTAAGATGTTGCTGCTCATTCCCCCTTCAACTTTTTGGGGAGACTATTGGAGCGAACAACTGGGGTATTTGGGATTTTCTACGGGAATCAAAAATTATAAAAGCATTTTGAACTGTGACACTTTAAGACAAAATTCAGGTCTGGAAATTCAGGAGGCAATGAAGCTTTGCAAAGAAAAAATTCGTGAGCACAAGGCCTTTGAGATCTGGAAAGAAAGCCTGGAAGCCCTTCTTTTTTATCAGGATCAATTTCCTTCCTTTCGATTCGATCAAATCAATCTTGCTCAACTCGCTCAAAAAATATTTTATCCTTTGGGAAGCGCAAATGACTGTGGAATAAGGCTCTCCACTTGGAACGAGCTGGGTTTAGAAAGCTATGAGAAAGTATTCGTCTTTCAGATGAACGAAAATGTCTTTGGTCAAAAAAAGATCTCACTCTGGGGAAAGGCCTTGCCCCTCTTGAAGAATAAAGCTTTTCACGAAGAAAGACATTTTCAGGAATTACTCAGCCTGAGTGAACAAGAAATATTTTTTTCCTATTCAATTCTGGATGCCCAAGGAAAGGCCCAGGCCCCCTTTCCTTTACTTCAAGATATTTCTGAAGCCGCTGAAGTCTTGGATTCAGAAGCAGCCATCGCCTATTACAAACCCACTCAAAATATTTTTGAGGCTGAAAAAAAATTAGCCGCCGAAAGAAAAAGACTTTTCGAATGGAAAGGTCAGCACTCTTATTCGGGGAAAATCTTGAACCCGGAAATCTTGCAGCAACTTCGCAAGCAATTAATCCCCCACATATTTTCTGCCACACAACTCGAAGACTATGCCCAATGTCCCTTCCGTTTTTATGGCAAGGTACTGTTGAAAATGAAGGGCAAGGAAGAACAAGAAATAGACCCTAACGCCCTCGACACTGGACGCTGGTTGCATTCGTTTTTGGAGCTTTTTTTCAAAAAGTTTTCGGAGGATATTTTTGCCGCTCTTTTTTCGGGCAGCAAACGCGAAGAGATTAAAAATCTACTCGCTCAAGAATTCAGCTTATTCTCTGAAGGCTTTCAAAAAGAACATCCTTACCTGGAAACTCAGCTCTGCAAGGCCTTTGAACACAAGGCCGTGCAAACTTTGCAGGAACTATTAATCCTCTACTGGAAAAATGAAGAAAATGCAGAGGCCCCCTGCAAACCCACCCTCTTTGAAGCCAGTTTTTCAGAAGAAGACAGCTTGCATTTTGAAAATAAAAACAACAGCATTCGTATTCAGGGAAAGATTGATCGGGTGGATTGCAATGTCGAAAAAGGGGAATTTGCCGTCTTTGATTATAAGACAGGAGAGCTCAGCAAATTGAATCCGCAAATCAAGGCCTATCAAAAAATACAGCTCCCTCTCTATGCCTTGGCCGCAAAAAAACTATTAGAAAAGAAATTTAATAAACCCATGCAATTGCTGGCCAGCATGGCCCTCAATTTAAAAGACATGGAATTCAAATACGGCCTTTTACCCAAAACAAATCAAAGGCGTTTTTCTCAAAATGCTCGAAGTGGCGCCATTTACCAAGACGCAGAATGGGAAGAATTTTGGAAAAATCTGGAAATCAAAATTTTGGAATATGCCGAACAAATAAAATCGGGAAACTTTGAAATAAAACCCGACCCTTGTTTGGCCTATTGTGAATTTCGGGAGGTCTGTCGCTATTATGACCGCGCTTAA
- a CDS encoding UvrD-helicase domain-containing protein yields MTALKFTPAQREAILQLDVPLCLLAGAGSGKTTVLVHHYLQLVFQKKISPAQILAVTFTDKAASDLKQRVLKSLHEIEKETVLQNSESEIFQLYAQLTLEELQQAKQELLRAPILTLHGLASKILRETLSLERGLDFEILEQSDALLLQQEGIQEVLEKKLLDQNQELKLLIEAYSWKVLRRQLLGMLKDWPKWKGQESDPWPMDPDIAPEIPKALEFIFNLCLQNYTQLKKQKKALDFNDLEEECHQLLENKPKIAAHYQGFFKALLIDEFQDTSFTQERFLKDLLQWETREESFTAPHLLIVGDPKQSIYNFRGAQASVFERFRQWIENSGGKTLFLSHNFRSPPALVHWVNTLSQELFPQEPPLIAARVAAAEACLEVIEQAAAEEKESASQKREREARLLAERVLALFAKGEKAASIFVLFRSKTPMKIYWDVFREKGIPVFVKGVSSLLECQEILDCLQVFKAYCEAENPIPWLGILRSPFIAKSDEEILNLAWEKTNEKFWMKEAFCQKIKALAPGLKASELLKWIFEESQIVSLYQQDSFSQSRAQNLLQFLHWIQNFEEKSPCSCAEFLKNIRQMQKEHIEIAPLSDQLGAQESLCFMTIHQSKGLDLPIVLLPSLDNRMNSDQVPIAQRQDDNIGFKIPKTSLGLQYKTEASALLKEISEQKKKENEVEENRIFYVAATRTEKKLILGFLPEEKTNEKLEFKKLLKKSLLSRDPPRLSSRTELCEVRDPVGLSIAPTGSLASLEMTKQVFHPFKTQKLLGKKTFSVTELECFLLSPEEYHSRYILLLPPLNLDVEAFDRRNTSVSKLDALTLGTLLHQSLEFLSKDLHQASEEILKLVWQKNLLEPLDHPESFQENLKLLKEARKEETLSQILNSKPAYSEIPFLLQVSTYFLRGSIDRLYFLDSKWQIVDYKTHLASFSPQQASEIASQYRFQLLSYCLAASKMLNKIVLHASIYFIRSGRSVLFDFSEEEAKTHEQFLIDLMGRVNQRFYN; encoded by the coding sequence ATGACCGCGCTTAAATTCACCCCTGCACAACGTGAAGCCATACTGCAGCTAGACGTGCCCCTCTGCCTGCTTGCCGGCGCTGGCTCAGGAAAAACAACGGTGTTGGTACATCATTATCTGCAACTGGTTTTTCAAAAAAAAATAAGCCCTGCCCAGATTTTGGCGGTCACTTTTACCGACAAAGCCGCCTCCGATTTAAAACAAAGAGTGCTTAAAAGCCTGCACGAAATTGAAAAAGAAACGGTGCTACAAAATTCAGAATCTGAAATCTTTCAACTCTATGCCCAATTGACTCTTGAAGAATTGCAGCAAGCCAAACAAGAACTGTTACGGGCCCCCATCTTAACCCTTCACGGCCTTGCCTCTAAAATTTTACGAGAGACTCTGAGTTTAGAGAGAGGACTCGATTTTGAAATTTTGGAACAAAGCGATGCCCTTTTGTTACAACAAGAAGGCATCCAAGAAGTGCTTGAAAAAAAACTATTGGATCAAAACCAGGAATTAAAACTCTTGATTGAGGCCTACAGCTGGAAAGTTTTAAGAAGGCAGCTCTTGGGTATGCTGAAAGATTGGCCCAAGTGGAAAGGCCAGGAAAGTGATCCCTGGCCAATGGATCCTGACATAGCCCCTGAAATTCCAAAGGCCTTGGAGTTTATTTTCAATCTTTGTTTACAAAATTACACTCAGCTTAAAAAACAAAAGAAGGCCCTCGACTTCAATGATCTCGAAGAAGAGTGTCATCAGCTGTTAGAAAACAAACCCAAAATTGCGGCGCATTATCAAGGTTTTTTTAAGGCCCTCTTGATTGATGAATTTCAGGACACCAGCTTTACTCAAGAACGTTTTCTAAAAGATCTGCTGCAGTGGGAAACAAGGGAAGAAAGCTTTACAGCCCCACATCTGCTGATCGTCGGAGATCCCAAACAATCCATTTACAATTTTCGCGGGGCCCAGGCCTCGGTGTTTGAACGCTTCAGACAATGGATAGAAAATTCGGGGGGAAAAACACTTTTTTTATCTCACAATTTCAGATCCCCTCCCGCTTTGGTGCATTGGGTCAATACCCTCTCTCAAGAATTGTTTCCCCAGGAACCACCGCTGATCGCGGCACGCGTGGCAGCAGCAGAGGCCTGCCTGGAAGTCATTGAGCAAGCCGCAGCGGAAGAAAAGGAATCGGCCTCTCAAAAAAGAGAACGCGAAGCCAGACTGCTCGCAGAGCGAGTATTAGCCTTATTTGCCAAAGGCGAAAAAGCGGCGTCTATCTTTGTGCTTTTTCGCAGCAAAACTCCTATGAAGATTTATTGGGATGTGTTTCGTGAAAAAGGAATCCCCGTCTTCGTCAAAGGGGTTTCCAGTTTATTAGAATGCCAGGAAATTCTGGATTGCCTTCAAGTCTTCAAGGCCTACTGCGAAGCCGAAAATCCTATCCCCTGGTTGGGAATTTTACGTTCCCCATTCATCGCAAAAAGCGACGAAGAAATTTTAAACCTGGCTTGGGAAAAGACGAATGAAAAATTCTGGATGAAAGAAGCCTTCTGCCAAAAAATAAAAGCGCTGGCCCCCGGCCTGAAGGCCTCCGAATTATTAAAATGGATCTTTGAAGAAAGCCAGATCGTCTCCCTTTATCAGCAAGATTCTTTTTCCCAATCACGCGCTCAAAACCTGCTGCAATTTTTACATTGGATACAAAACTTCGAAGAAAAAAGCCCTTGCTCCTGCGCGGAATTTTTAAAAAATATTCGTCAAATGCAAAAGGAGCATATCGAAATTGCCCCCCTTTCCGACCAACTCGGTGCACAAGAGAGCCTCTGTTTCATGACCATTCACCAGTCGAAGGGCTTGGATCTTCCCATTGTGCTACTTCCCTCTTTGGACAATCGGATGAATAGCGATCAAGTCCCCATCGCACAAAGACAAGACGATAACATTGGATTTAAAATTCCAAAAACCTCTCTGGGCCTCCAGTACAAGACTGAAGCCTCTGCCCTTTTGAAAGAGATTTCAGAGCAAAAGAAAAAAGAAAATGAAGTGGAAGAAAATCGAATTTTCTATGTCGCAGCGACACGCACTGAAAAAAAATTGATCCTGGGATTTTTGCCCGAAGAGAAGACCAATGAAAAATTGGAATTCAAAAAGCTGTTGAAGAAATCGCTACTCTCACGCGATCCTCCGCGCCTGTCATCTCGAACGGAGCTTTGCGAAGTGAGAGATCCAGTTGGGTTGTCAATTGCACCCACTGGATCTCTCGCTTCTCTCGAGATGACAAAGCAAGTTTTTCACCCTTTCAAAACCCAAAAATTACTTGGCAAAAAAACCTTTTCCGTCACTGAACTCGAATGTTTTCTCCTCTCTCCAGAGGAATACCATTCCCGCTATATCCTTTTGCTTCCACCTTTAAACTTGGATGTAGAGGCTTTTGATCGCAGGAATACTTCAGTCTCTAAATTAGATGCCCTCACTCTAGGAACTCTCCTGCATCAAAGCCTGGAATTTCTTTCCAAAGATCTTCATCAAGCTAGCGAGGAGATCTTGAAATTAGTCTGGCAGAAAAATCTGTTAGAACCCCTCGATCATCCGGAGTCTTTTCAAGAAAATCTGAAACTGCTTAAAGAAGCCCGAAAGGAAGAAACGCTCAGTCAAATTCTGAACTCAAAACCTGCGTATTCCGAGATTCCCTTCTTGCTGCAAGTCTCCACTTATTTTCTGAGAGGAAGTATCGATCGGCTTTATTTTCTCGATTCCAAATGGCAAATTGTAGACTACAAAACCCATCTAGCCAGCTTCTCACCACAACAAGCCTCCGAGATTGCCTCACAATACCGCTTTCAACTGCTCAGCTATTGCCTGGCTGCAAGCAAAATGTTGAATAAAATAGTGCTTCATGCGAGCATTTACTTCATTCGCTCGGGACGCAGCGTTTTGTTTGATTTCAGTGAGGAGGAAGCGAAAACTCACGAGCAATTCTTGATAGACTTGATGGGTAGGGTGAATCAGCGGTTTTATAATTAA
- a CDS encoding methylmalonyl-CoA mutase family protein: MCSKLKNSFENWKNTTLAKSLSRDPEMKTRFENSSGIEVERLYLPEDEDPDYGEKLGFPGEFPFTRGVQPTMYRGRHWTMRMYAGFASAEESNQRYRYLIENGGTGLSVAFDLPTQMGYDSDSPRSRGEVGKSGVAIDSLEDMEILFKQIPLDKVSTSMTINSTASTLLALYMAVAEKQGVSFDKISGTVQNDLLKEYIARGTYIYPPEHSMRIITDLFAFCKSNVPKWNTISISGYHIREAGSTAVQEVAFTLANGLAYVKAALDKGLKVDDFASRLSFFFNSHNNFLEEVSKFRAARRLWARLMRERFKASDKSCMLRFHTQTGGSTLTAQQIDNNGVRVAFQALSAVFGGTQSLHTNGRDEALALPTEASATLALRTQQLIAYETGVTETIDPFAGSYAVEAMTDEIEKRALEYIERIDQLGGAVKAIEEGFQQREIQEAAYQYQKAIEEEKIIIVGVNKFQKKEAAMKDILRVNSEVETRQVERLKKLKANRDNLAVENARKKLTLAARTSENLMPHLLTAVRCYTSLGEISDTLREVFGVYRERIVI, translated from the coding sequence ATGTGCTCAAAACTAAAAAACTCATTCGAAAATTGGAAAAATACCACCCTCGCCAAATCCCTTAGTCGCGATCCTGAAATGAAGACGCGCTTTGAAAACTCGTCGGGCATCGAAGTCGAGCGACTCTACCTTCCTGAGGATGAAGATCCCGATTACGGAGAAAAATTGGGCTTCCCTGGAGAATTTCCTTTCACACGCGGCGTGCAACCGACGATGTACCGCGGTCGGCATTGGACCATGCGTATGTATGCAGGCTTTGCCAGCGCCGAAGAATCAAACCAGCGTTACCGTTATCTCATTGAAAATGGAGGCACTGGACTTTCGGTGGCCTTCGATCTGCCCACCCAGATGGGTTACGATTCCGATTCCCCGCGTTCTCGTGGTGAAGTCGGCAAATCCGGTGTGGCCATCGATTCGCTGGAAGACATGGAAATTCTCTTCAAGCAAATCCCCCTGGATAAAGTTTCCACCTCGATGACCATCAACTCCACCGCATCCACGCTACTCGCGCTCTACATGGCCGTAGCCGAAAAACAGGGGGTCTCTTTCGATAAAATTTCTGGCACGGTGCAAAATGATTTACTCAAGGAATACATCGCCCGCGGCACCTATATTTATCCCCCGGAACATTCGATGCGCATCATTACCGACCTGTTTGCCTTCTGCAAAAGCAATGTCCCCAAGTGGAATACCATTTCGATTTCCGGCTATCACATCCGCGAAGCCGGCTCGACGGCGGTGCAGGAAGTAGCCTTTACTCTGGCCAATGGACTGGCTTACGTGAAAGCTGCGTTAGACAAAGGGTTGAAGGTAGACGACTTTGCCTCTCGACTTTCTTTCTTTTTCAACTCGCACAATAATTTTCTGGAAGAAGTTTCCAAATTTCGCGCCGCTCGTCGTTTGTGGGCCAGGCTGATGCGCGAACGTTTCAAGGCCTCGGACAAAAGTTGCATGCTGCGTTTTCACACACAGACCGGTGGAAGTACCCTCACGGCCCAGCAAATTGACAACAACGGAGTTCGCGTCGCCTTCCAGGCCCTCTCGGCCGTCTTTGGCGGCACTCAGAGTTTACATACCAACGGACGCGATGAAGCCCTGGCGCTTCCCACCGAGGCCTCGGCCACGCTTGCTTTGCGCACCCAACAACTCATCGCTTATGAAACTGGAGTGACAGAGACAATCGATCCTTTTGCAGGATCGTACGCCGTAGAAGCCATGACCGATGAAATTGAAAAGCGCGCCCTGGAATACATCGAAAGAATCGACCAACTGGGCGGTGCCGTTAAGGCGATTGAGGAAGGTTTTCAGCAACGGGAAATTCAGGAAGCCGCTTATCAATATCAAAAAGCTATCGAAGAAGAAAAAATTATCATCGTGGGCGTGAATAAATTTCAGAAAAAAGAAGCAGCGATGAAAGATATTTTGCGCGTCAATTCTGAAGTAGAAACCCGGCAGGTAGAACGCCTCAAGAAATTAAAGGCCAATCGCGATAACTTGGCGGTCGAAAATGCCCGCAAAAAACTGACGCTTGCTGCTCGAACCAGTGAAAATCTAATGCCCCATCTTTTGACGGCTGTACGCTGCTACACCTCGCTTGGAGAAATCAGCGACACCTTGAGAGAGGTGTTTGGGGTGTATCGGGAGAGAATTGTAATCTGA
- a CDS encoding crotonase/enoyl-CoA hydratase family protein, translating into MPLLIEKKNRITTVLLNRPEVKNAIDGPTAAALADAFRDFDQDPESDVAVFYGKGGTFCAGADLKAILNPQNENQAHRLDPSGDGPLGPTRLLLSKPVIAAISGYAVAGGLELALWCDLRVMEKSAVVGVYCRRWGVPLVDGGTIRLPRLIGLSRAMDLILTGRPVAADEALSMGLANRIAEDGKAREIAEQLAADLIRFPQACLRHDRLSAYEQFDMPLPQALLNEFNHGMQAIQSGEIIFGVENFTKGKGRVGSTK; encoded by the coding sequence ATGCCTCTCCTCATCGAAAAGAAAAACCGCATCACGACAGTCCTCCTCAATCGCCCGGAAGTGAAAAACGCCATTGATGGGCCGACAGCAGCGGCTTTAGCGGATGCCTTTAGAGACTTTGATCAAGATCCGGAATCAGATGTGGCGGTGTTCTATGGAAAGGGTGGAACTTTTTGTGCGGGGGCCGATCTCAAGGCGATTCTCAATCCTCAGAATGAAAATCAGGCTCATCGTTTGGACCCAAGCGGCGACGGGCCTTTAGGGCCTACACGACTGCTTTTGAGTAAGCCCGTGATTGCAGCAATTTCAGGCTATGCGGTGGCGGGTGGTTTGGAATTGGCGCTCTGGTGTGATTTGAGGGTGATGGAAAAAAGCGCCGTTGTGGGGGTTTACTGCCGCCGCTGGGGTGTGCCACTGGTGGATGGAGGAACCATCCGATTGCCACGCCTCATTGGTCTGAGTCGGGCGATGGATTTGATTCTCACGGGAAGGCCAGTTGCAGCGGACGAAGCCTTGAGTATGGGGCTCGCTAACCGGATTGCCGAAGACGGCAAAGCTCGTGAAATAGCTGAACAGCTAGCAGCCGACTTGATTCGCTTTCCTCAAGCCTGCCTGCGCCACGATCGCCTGAGCGCCTATGAACAGTTTGACATGCCGCTTCCCCAAGCGCTCCTCAACGAATTCAATCATGGGATGCAGGCGATTCAAAGTGGAGAAATTATTTTTGGAGTGGAGAATTTTACAAAGGGAAAAGGCCGAGTGGGCTCAACCAAATGA